The proteins below come from a single Cannabis sativa cultivar Pink pepper isolate KNU-18-1 chromosome 3, ASM2916894v1, whole genome shotgun sequence genomic window:
- the LOC115710593 gene encoding uncharacterized protein LOC115710593: MEIKGKKEALCDMFEVTVFHNEHRCNLDSRHSDHRQAAPWVIGHIIKNKYTSDGSNYKAKDIQRDMFDEYGIKMSYEKAWRCREKTVMYKRGTPAESYTKLYGYFYILEQKNPGTITDIVSKDNRFKYCFWSLDACRKGFKFCRPVISIDGTFMKTKYGGTLLVAVAYDANNQLFPVAFAIVDSENHDSWKYFLRKLKEAIGEVENLMFISDRHQSIEHVVDVIFLEACHCACFKHITMNVVHKFKTDVCNQQIWLAAYAWNKTECDRHFKVLKQMDPAIATYVEQIGFEKWARLFCRGDRYNIMTSNAAESFNKVTKEFRKYPVTILADVIRFTLQNWFASCLEKASKCATPLATTFENDLKDQHKDGMFRSVLCNGAQLFNVGTSPQGERGGDVNLVERTCTCGLFQTLKIPCPHACTATVSQNVSVYTLCSPYYTKETWKKIYDATINIVGEEDEWVLPEHIKNIRIGVPVEKKPVGRPRKSNAGRRPTKF; encoded by the coding sequence atggagattaaGGGGAAGAAAGAGGCACTTTGTGACATGTTTGAGGTTACTGTGTTTCACAACGAACACAGATGTAACTTGGATTCTAGACATTCTGATCACCGGCAAGCAGCACCGTGGGTCATTGGTCACattattaagaacaagtacacaTCAGATGGATCTAACTACAAGGCaaaagacatacagagggatATGTTTGATGAATATGGCATCAAGATGAGTtatgagaaagcttggagatGCAGAGAGAAGACAGTTATGTACAAGAGGGGTACTCCAGCAGAATCTTATACGAAGTTATATGGTTACTTCTACATCctggaacagaagaatccaggCACTATTACTGACATCGTCAGCAAGGATAACcggttcaagtactgtttcTGGTCACTCGATGCTTGTAGGAAGGGATTTAAGTTTTGTCGTCCTGTGATTAGTATCGACGGAACATTCATGAAGACAAAGTATGGAGGAACATTGTTAGTTGCTGTTGCGTACGATGCAAACAACCAATTGTTTCCGGTAGCCTTTGCAATTGTTGACAGTGAGAATCATGACTCTTGGAAGTATTTCTTGCGAAAGTTGAAGGAAGCCATTGGTGAGGTTGAAAATCTTATGTTCAtatcggataggcatcaaagcattgaacatGTTGTTGATGTTATTTTCCTAGAAGCATGCCACTGTGCATGCTTCAAGCATATTACTATGAATGTCGTTCACAAGTTTAAGACTGATGTATGCAACCAGCAAATATGGCTTGCAGCTTACGCATGGAACAAGACGGAATGTGATAGGCATTTTAAGGTGCTGAAACAGATGGACCCTGCCATTGCTACATACGTCGAGCAAATAGGGTTTGAAAAGTGGGCTCGTCTTTTTTGTCGAGGCGATCGGTACAACATAATGACAAGCAATGCTGCCGAAAGCTTCAACAAGGTGACAAAAGAATTCAGAAAATATCCAGTAACTATTTTGGCTGACGTCATCAGGTTCACACTTCAAAATTGGTTTGCTTCTTGTCTCGAAAAGGCTAGTAAGTGCGCTACTCCTTTGGCTACTACTTTTGAAAATGATTTAAAGGATCAACACAAAGATGGTATGTTCAGGAGTGTCCTTTGTAATGGTGCCCAATTATTCAACGTCGGTACGAGTCCTCAAGGTGagagaggtggtgatgtgaactTAGTGGAGAGAACATGCACTTGCGGACTTTTCCAAACGCTCAAAATCCCTTGTCCCCATGCATGTACCGCAACAGTTAGTCAGAATGTGAGCGTGTACACACTTTGCTCTCCATATTACACTAAAGAAACGTGGAAAAAGATCTACGATGCCACAATTAATATTGTTGGCGAGGAGGATGAGTGGGTACTACCGGAACATATCAAGAACATAAGAATCGGGGTACCAGTGGAGAAAAAACCAGTAGGTCGGCCTAGGAAGAGCAATGCAGGTAGAAGACCGACGAAATTTTGA
- the LOC115709697 gene encoding uncharacterized protein LOC115709697, protein MRIVVLAKSFRVRSILREITGPLQHRSFQHDFVPRDPNVKPKKYKYPAFYDPYGPRPPPSEKILQLAERIVALAPEERSQIGPALTLKLTLPKLEKISTEGMDLGAQGGSAAGAKAEEKKVEKTAFDVKLEKFDTAAKIKVIKEVRSFTSLGLKEAKDLVEKVPVLIKQGVTKEEAAEIIEKLKAAGGVATME, encoded by the coding sequence ATGAGGATTGTTGTGCTTGCAAAATCATTTCGTGTTCGTTCCATTCTGAGGGAAATAACTGGGCCTTTGCAGCATCGTTCTTTCCAGCATGATTTTGTTCCCAGGGATCCCAATGTCAAGCCTAAAAAGTATAAATACCCTGCATTTTATGATCCATATGGTCCCAGACCGCCACCCTCGGAAAAAATACTTCAGCTTGCTGAACGAATTGTAGCATTAGCCCCCGAAGAACGGTCTCAAATCGGTCCTGCTCTCACTCTCAAGCTAACGCTTCCAAAACTGGAGAAGATATCAACCGAAGGGATGGACTTGGGTGCACAAGGAGGGTCTGCTGCTGGGGCAAAGGCTGAAGAGAAGAAAGTGGAGAAAACGGCATTTGATGTGAAGTTGGAGAAGTTTGACACAGCTGCAAAGATCAAGGTGATTAAGGAAGTCAGGTCTTTTACTAGTTTGGGTTTgaaggaagctaaagatttggTTGAGAAGGTACCTGTTTTGATTAAACAAGGAGTTACCAAAGAAGAGGCAGCTGAGATTATAGAGAAGTTAAAGGCTGCTGGAGGAGTTGCTACCATGGAGTAG